From the genome of Tenrec ecaudatus isolate mTenEca1 chromosome 1, mTenEca1.hap1, whole genome shotgun sequence:
gagacgccagatagggcaagatatgacaaaataataatctataaattatcaagggctcatgtgggaggggggagcagggagggaggggaacaaaaaagaggacctgatgcaaagggcttaagtggagagcaaatgctttgaaaatgattagggcaaagaatgtccggatgtactttacacaattgatgtgtgtatatgtatggattgtgataagagttgtatgagcccctaataaaatgttaaaaaatatatattggcataccttccagcatcacagcaacatatcaGTCACCACATGTGATGAACTGATGGACAAGTGGTTTCTCCACTTGGTCTTACTAATCTCCACTTCAAGGAGGAGCAAAAGCAAAAGTACCTAAGGCCTTATGTGTAAGCGTCTGCCTTAACTATGCGAATGGCAACGCTTTGTGCATTTCTCATGATCAGGGCCTAGCACAGCGACTGAAAAAGTCCAGTTGAAGGTGCACGAAGTGACCTGCCTGCACAGATACGATACAGGGCCTTGTAAGGCCCATCTGAAACCCAGAGGAGTTGATTCTGTAAGTGTGTTTTCAAAGGTCCCTGGCCCCGGATTCCCAGGAGTACGGGCCTTAAGGTGCTAGGTGATAATGTGCAGAGCCACAAAACCCTTTGCTAGAACAATGAGGCTGTAAACGCATACTCCCTACAAGAGCCCCTTTGAGTCGGAATCAATGACCACGGGTTTTCGATTTCTCCACCCTactccatccccagggagaaagttCTGGAGCTCAGTTCCTGATGATCTCAATCCTGGGGCCAGCACCCATGGTGGCGAGAGATCGGCTACGCCAGGAAGGTGCCAACTCCGGTAGCAAGCCACGCATCCTACACCGCCCTCCCGAACCCCACCCCCCGCTACCGCCGGTGCGCGTGCGCGTACCGCCCAGCCCCTGTGCACCGCTCTAACCTGTCCTCCTCGTGCTCTCCACACATGCGCAGTGACGTTACTACCGCCGAAGAGCCAGTTCTTCTCGCGGCGCCTGCGCAGGAAGGAGGAACTAGTCTGGCGACGCCTGCGTCCTGGCGCATTTGGGGGCGGGAGTAGGGAAATGAGGAATTACGGGCGTGGTCACACCCGGAAGAGGAGAACCGGAAGTGGGGTTGGACAGGTTATACTCTGGGTGGGGAAGCCTAGGCCCtggaggagggggctgggggaaagaaaggggaagaTACTGGCTTCTCCTCCGAGTCCGATACCCGTTCGCTGAGATCTCAGAAACACAGAAAAAGGGAAGGGTGTCTCATCCTTCTTCGTCCCCTCCACCCGCTCCTCTGCCTCTTAGCCATGGCCGAGGCAGGGGCTGGGCTGAGTGAGACCGTCACCGAGACAACGGTTACCGTGACAACTGAGCCCGTGAGAAAGGCTGGGGGGTGTCCTGTTTGGGTGTCTGGGAGATAACGGGAGGGAGGGCATGGGCCATTAGAGAGTTGGTTCAGCGACTGGAcctggggatatgggagaagtggAGTTGAATAGCTGGGGTTTGGAGAGTCGCAAGGTATTGGGATGGTGCTGGAtcctggtggggctgggggtggagggattGAGAGGCAAGGAAAGGGAGATAGTTGTGCCTtgagaaaccagagaggagagaaATGAGATGGAGAAATAGGTCGCATTTTTGCAAAAACCAGATCAAGTGGCTTTCAAAAGGAGGCTGCGTTGGGTTTAATAATATCTGAGTTCAGGATGGTTCAAACAGTAGTTACCAAAGTAGTTAGGGTGCTAGggaatagagtgaaggggtgggaagTTCTGAATTTGAGGATTAAAGGGGTGAGAATAGAGGGGTGgctttaatgtgtgtgtgtgtgtgtgtgtaggtattaGGTTCGAGATAAAAGAAGTTCAAAACATAGATACTGGAGAAAGAAGATGATTTTTATATATGAATACCACCCAGTGAAGACAGAGATATGGGGAGGATTGTATTTTCTTTAGAAAATATGGGgttaaaaagaagaggaagatatGCTTGGTGTTCTCCTAGGTTAGGAATTAGTCTTCTTTGTACATTATCAGAAGTTAAGAACAAGAAATAATGTTTTATGATTCCTCAGGGAACTCTCTGCGGCCAAAGACCAGCTGCTCGATGTTAGCCTTTCCTAGAACCTACTCCTGTAGTGCTATGTTATGGTTCTGATTgagctggggggggagggggcggctaGAAAAGTCGCCTTCTGAAGGAGAGGGAATGGCccgtaggagtggagtctatagGTATGCCGTCCCTCTGAACCTTCCAGGAGAACCGGAGCCTCACCATCAAACTTCGGAAACGGAAGCCAGAGAAAAAGGTGGAATGGACCAGTGACACCGTGGACAATGAGCACATGGGGCGCCGCTCATCCAAATGTGAGTTAATCATTGGTGCATGGGATCGCTGGTGGCCCAGCCCCCTCTGCAAATCTACGTTACAGCCACCGAGCCTCTGGAGCTCCCAGGGGCTTACCATGCTGCCCCTGCCTTGCTGACTCCCCAGTGTTAGAACCCACCCCCTGCCATCAGTGGGTTTCCATGCACTGTGACCCTGTGGGACTGCCCTGGAGGGtcttagactgtaactctgcTTTGGAGCAGACAacttggtctttctcctgtggaacagctgggactttgaactgttgaccttgcagtttgcagtccaaccgttgaccactgcaccaccaagacttCAGGCATGAGACAGAGAGGGGTTTGTTAGAGGGAAAGAGGCAGGGAGGGCTCGAGGGTGGGTGTTGCTAGGCTTGGAGGGAAATACTGGAGATGTGGGACTTTGTGGGATTTGGGATTTCCTGTTCCTGTTTTGGGGACTTTGTGGGACGTGGGATTTCCTGTTCTCTGACTAATGGGTGACCCCAGGACATGAGGGCTGAGACCCTGAGCCCCAGAGGGAGGCCTAGGGAAGCGGGTCCTGGGAGGTAGGAGCAAGCAGTGGTCATCAGTAGGCTTTTCACCGACACTGAGTGGGACTGGATCTGACTCTGCACCTTGTTCATTCTTTGTAACTGGGCCCCTTCCTCTGCTTCCAAATCCAGGCTGCTGTATTTATGAGAAACCTCGGGCCTTTGGTGAGAGCTCCACAGAGAGCGATGAGGAGGACGAGGAAGGCTGTGGTCATACCCACTGTGTCCGTGGCCACCGCAAAGGACGAAGTCGTACATCCCAGGATCAGACCCCCAGCACCCCGCCCCAGCCACCGgacccctcccagccccctccaGGGCCAATGCAGCACTAAATTCCTCTCCCCTTCCATTCTGGTGTCTGTCTGGCCCTGAGTGTATCCATGTGGCTACTTGGGGGCTAGACCCGTGGTTTAATCCCTTCTCTAGGCCCCCTCTTCCCTCTGCCTGCTAGAgagaaggagaggagaggggacagAGCTCCTGGAATTCCGACTTGCTGCTATTTCAGAACTCAGGCTTCTGGGTTCCTCTAGCCCTCATCATTCCCCCTGATACCCAGCCCCTCCCCTGGAAGGGTCCTGGCCCGACCCTTCTCCTTTGTTCTCACTGCCAAAGGACCCAACCAGCCCTGGGATCAGTTAGCTCAGCCCCCTGCATGTGCTACTTGAGCCCCAAACACTTATATTGGGTTTCAACAGCCCCAACCTCCACTGCCAGGGTCCCGGTCAGATTCCCAGCAGTCTGGTCCTAGTTATGCTCCCCGGTCCTGGTGTAGACGTTCTTCCATTAACATATGTATGCAATCCTGACTCCTAGTCCTGTGAGGTCTCAGGagccctgcccccttcccctCACTCCCTCAGGCTATTTAGAGGAGAGACCCATTTGCCAGGCTTGCCTCCAATGGAAAACCCGAACAAGATATAGGGTGCCCTCTCTGCCCCTTCTCAGCAGGTCTGGGATTCCTGGGGAAGCTAGCTCCCTGACTGGTCGCTCAGAGCCCACTGTCTCCTCAGCCCTTGGTGTGCCAGTGTCTGAGCCCAAAGAGACCGAGTCCCAGAACGCTGGATTCTGCTGGATTCTTAGCGGAGGAATAGGAAGGGAGCAGGTAGAGAGATGGGGGTGCACCCCTCACCGCCTTACATCTTCCTTACGGGGTCTGGGTATCACTTACCAAGTACGGTTGCAAAGATCAATCAAACCCATCCCACCACTGATAATAGCATTTATTTCCTCCTGCCACAGATGCACAAAATAAATAACCCAACATCACAAAACGTGTTAAATACGGGCCCGTTTATACACATGGCCAAGATATGGGCCTCTATACACAAGTTAGCCTTTGGGGGTCCGGGCTGTCCCCAGGGGGAGGTGATGGGAGGTAGCACCATCAGGTCTACTGTGTGAGCATACTCAGTGGGAAGTCTTGAGACTTCCTGGGGGCGAAAAGCTGTGAGCACCAGAAGCCAAAAATGGATGGAGAACTGGCCCACCAGAAAGAACGAAGCTATTAAGCTCGGAGGTGTCCTGGCTTTGGGAGGCGCCTCTTATGAGAAGCTTCGAAGAAGGCACTGTGCCTCTGTGGGAGatacatgtgcgtgtgtgtgtgtgtgggggggggggatgttaaACAGTTGGTGGGAAACGGAGTGAAGTCACTaccattccccagggacttcttgAAGCCCCTGCTATCTGTCATCCAGGGCATCTGTGGTCAATCAATACTGATAGGGCAGGGCAAGAAATGGAGAGGTCagttggggaggaggtgggggaaagtccCAAGAGGGAGGTGGGACTGGATTTGGCTTTGGCTATCGGTGGGAATGTGGGGACCAGCTGAGGCCTTCTTTGTGGGGGCCATCCACCTGCGGGCTGGCAGACACAGTCCTTGGAACGCCCCGCGCTTTCCATGCCCACGCGGACGCAGCATGGGTGGAGTGGTGGGTGGCCGACGTTCAGCCCTCAGCGGGCACGATGCGAAGAGGGGCACGGGGGTCTCGGGTGCAGAGCAGCGGGAAGACACGCTCCCCTAGGGGCCCCGGTGCCTGGAAGGCGTAGAGCAGGTCCAGCGAGCGGCCGTCGTAGAAGGCCACACGCCCACGCTCCCAGTCCAAATCCACACGGATGCGCCGCGGCGGGGGTCCCGCGCCGCCCAGCGGGGTGGGCTCTGGGGTGGTGAGGGCCCACAGGCGACCCCCGCGGCCCTCCACAGCCCACACGGCTCCCGCGGGGCACAGTCCCACGCGGCCCTTGCGCCGCACGGACTCGCCCGCGGCGCCCAGGGCGTAGCAGCTCTCAGCGTCGCCCTCGTCCTCCCCGGAGGAGTCTCCGCAGGACGCTGGCTCCGCCGTCTCCACCTCCCAGCAGTGGCGGCCGGCGCGGAAGCCCTGGGTGCCCAGTACCGCGGGGAGCTGGTCGAAGCGCGCGGGGCTGTCTGGGGGCGCGGGTGTACCTGGCGGGGCCAGGCGAACGCTTCGGCCATCGGAGGATACGAGGAGGCGATGGTGCGCAGTGCGGGGATCCAGGGTCAGGTCGGCTGCAGAGTGGACCGGCAGGGAACCCGAGTCAGAGAACTCTTACCAGGAAATCGGGGTACCAGTGGTTCCCAACAGCTGCAGGTGGCATTTGGAGGGTCAGGGCTGAGCCAGACCACCCTGAGCCCTCTGTCCAAGCGGGCTGGGGGCCAGCCCTGCCAGCTCTGACCAGGAAACATCTCTGAGATGCAATgaaggcagaggagggagggggaggctgaTCTTGActgctggggaggggtggggacagaTACCTAAGCTGaggtggctggggtggggtgtggtgtcGTGTGGGAGCTGGGTCAGCCGGGTGGGAAGGTACATCTACAGAGACTGAAACCACAACCACCTGTGACAGCCGGGAggggcacagagagagagagagctaaggTATCCAGAGAAACCAGCCCACTCAGCCTGGAGAACAGGGAGGGTGGACAGAAATCCTGTGTGGGCCAGAAGGAGATGCCTCTGGAGTGAGCTCAGGTGGCCCTCTGGACATCTGCAGAGAAGGTGCAGAGTCCAGGCCGGCCCAGGAGTCTTGGGAGCTCTCTGGAGAGGGCTGAGGAGAGGGAATGGGAAGAGTTGCCTGGGAAGAGGCTGCTCTCCATAGGTCTGCTGTCAGTACCAGTGAGGAGAAAAAATTCTTGGGAGTTGAGGAATTGGGGAAAGACATCCAAATGGACTTGTCCTTCCCAGGGGAGAGAAGAGAGGAACCCTAAAATGCCCCTTTGGTCGGTCCCCTCCCTTCTGCTTCTTACCGGTCAGCCTGTGAAGCATGTTTTTGACCACAGGGTAATCTTCCGGGAGGTCATCCTCCGAGTTTGAGCATTTGGGCCCTGGGGCTTCCAATCTGAAGGGAGGAAATCAGTAGACACCCTCTGCCCCATggtaccccacccccaggcccctcTCTAAAACGGGAGGGAAGGGTGAGGCCATTCCCAGTGTAGGGGCAGAGGTGTGTGCTTAGGGAcccagtggggaggtgggggctgtGGTGGTGGGTAGTGGGAAGGAAGGAACAAGAAGAAGCACTCACCGGCTCCAGGTCTTCCTCACATCCTGGCAGAAGAAACACAAGTGAGTCCTGGGCTTTGtactgtggggaggaggggggctgtCCCTGCCCCAGCCACTCTCTAGGTGCCCCTGCCCCCCTCTCAGCCTGATCTCACCTCTATCTCAGTGGTGCCAACCCGCCATCTCAGTCTCCCCTCCTCTCATGACCTTTCTCTTCTTGACACCCCCCTGTTGTCCCCTTCTCCCCAGCCTTTTCCCCATTCGCATCAGGCTGCCTCCAGGCCTCAGAGTTCCTGCAAGCAGCTGGGTTCTTagtccctccccattctccaCCGTCCTGACTTTATCCAGCCCAGAGAGCCCTCTGCCTCCCACAGCACACACGCCAAGCACACGCCCAGGGCCCAAAGCCCAAGCTGGCCCAAGAGCTGGCCTGTAAAACCTTATAATAAAGCTGCTTCTCCGGCTGTCATCAAAGCGCAGCAGCGTTTATTGGCTCTGCTTTGTGTCTGTCCCCAGACCAGGTAGGCAGCTGGGCTTGGATGTGTACCAAGACCCGAAACAGGTTCCTGGGAGTCAGCTCAGGGCAGAGAGCTCGACCTTCACTTCTAATATCAGGACCCCATCCCTGCTGGACAGAGGGAcggatggacacacacacacacacacacacacacacacacacacacacacacacggctgtccAGTGGGGATGACAGGAAGTGGCCAGTCTGGTGGAGATAGGGTGAGAAGTATAACAATTTGCCCAATTAAGCCAATTACACCTAGACTAATTAGATCTGTGAAGGCTTCAAAGGGAGGAAGCTGGCCCTGCTGGGGAGAAGCCAGCTGGAAATCCCCAtgcccagaggttctgcaagggagGAAGTTTGGGTGACTGACAGGCGACCTGATGGACTGGGGACCTTgggcgcgcgcgcgtgcgtgtgtgtgtgtgtgtgtgtgtgtgtgtgtgtgtgtgtacgcacacTGAAGTGCAGGTGGAGTGGTGAATGAGGGTCAGGGCTGCAAGTAGACAGGAGCCCTGAAGCGCTTCTGGATCTAgtcacctcccctctctctcaccaCCGCCCCTGCCAGAGGCCCTGGGAGGAACACAGAAGGACACAAACAACTGCTGCCAAGGCTGGGGGCTGCCGGGCCAGGCTGCACCTGGACTACTGTGCCCCCTATCCCAGCCCCCTGGGCAGCGCCCACCTACCTGCCCTCAATTTCGGCTGCTCCACTTACTCTCCTTCAAGGGCCCAGCGGTGGCCCTGGGGGCCCTCCTTCAGTCTCTGTGGGGTCCCTTTGAGCTCCCTAGAGCTCACTCCGGGAGCCTTTCTCTTCGGTTCCCTCCCGCACAAGACCCAGCCATCGGCACCCTTCCCTGGGGACGGGGTCCACTTGTCGGAACTCCTCCACCTGGAGGCCCAGGGGGCAGCCTCTGCCTCTGTGTCTCCACCCTTCCCTTGTCTACTGCCAACCCTTGGGTTCTATATGAACCTTGGCTCCGAAGTGCCATAGCCCCCCTCCCCAGGGCATCCATGGGTCCCATCCCGCCACCTGCAGGTGAGCCCCACGGAGTGCGCCTCAGCTCACCTCTTCGTGCAGGTCCAGGAAGCCCATGGTGGGGATGCGGCCCCCGCGGCGGCGGCCCGTGCGAGCGCCCGGCGCGGCCAGCTTCTCACACAGCGCGCGGCTGATGCGCACCTCCACGGCCAGCCTCACGTTGGACCTCAGGCTGCGGCGGGGGCACGGCCGGCCGCAGCTCGGACAGCCGGGGGGCGTCTCCTCGGCGCCCGGCGGCGGCGGGGGACCCCAGCGGCGAGCCAGGCACGCGCGGCAGAAGCTGTGCTCGCACGCCAGGAGCACCGGGTCCTCGAATGGGCCCCCGCACAGCGGGCACGTGGCCAGCTGCTCCAGGCGCTCCACCAGCCCCGGGCCCAGCTCAGGCGCCTCCATGGGGAGCCGGTGTTGGGGCGCCACCCCTTGTGCGACCACCGCCGCCGCCGTCGAGGGTGCAGATGGCAGCCTGGCCTTGCTGCTGGGTGACTCGATGGCCCTCTCTCCGCCTCCCGCATTAACTTCTTAGGCCtttgctccctccctctcctgcgaTTGCTGCCTCTTCTCCCCAGGCCTCGGTGCTCGCAGATCTCCCCACCTCAACTGGCTTTATAGGGAGGGAGGAGGCCCCGCGGGAGGTAAACATCAGGCCCTTGCGTAACACCTCATCTGGTTCTCCCGCTTCTCAGGAAGgcttggggaggtggggagccCGGGACTCCACATCGCCAGGCGGAGAGGTCAGCAGGAGCGGCCCAAGGCAGCCAGGTATGGGGAAGGTGCCCCCTGCCCCCGAAAGCCCAGCTAAGATCCTGAGCTTCCCCCTGTGTGGTGTTGGGTGGGCAGAGTGCCCGCGCAGGCTCTGGGCTTCGGTGCCCATCGCCAGGGTGTGAGTCATTCCAGGTGGCTGGCACACCTACATTTGGGGGCCGGAAACACGGGTCCTGGCTATGTGGCTTTGGCAGGCCTCTGGGTGTTGCCGCGCGGCTGCCATCCACAGCacctctctccctctgctccATCTTTCTGCCTTGCCTATTTGGCACTGgaagtttgggggagggggaagggcacCCCCGAGGGCACCCCCCCTCCCAGGCCAGCCTCCAGGAGCCAGAGTCTGGCCTGGACAGCCCTGCCTAATTATCTCCCTGGCCTCCAGGTCACTTGCCCTTATGCCTCTCTCTGGCTCCAGTTGTAACTCCCtgtgtatatttttattttctttctttcccttcctcTGGGACAGGTCCAAGGGTATCAGTCTAACAGTCTTCACCACGGAGGCTCAAAGAACTGCAATTGCCCAAAGCCACACAGCAAGAGAATCCCCGAAGTGGAGCCATAACCCTTCCGGGAAGCCAGcccctcctctcccttctttGCCCCAGATCTCTGGCACACCTTCTGTATACTTTGCTCATcgggttccctctttctcacacctccttctctgtctccctctcttcctcttcctcctccttctccctccccctgcccctgttCCTCCGCCTCCCTCAGGAAGGACCTCTTCTTCAATACATCAGATGGCCTTAGGGGGTTGTGAGTAAATAAACATCCTGGTGTCTACAGCGGTGAGCAGACACTGTGTGGCACACATACTTGCACAAATCACCAACACATGGATGTCCGCGTGTACACAGGCTTACTGGTGCACTTACACAATGCCCACACTCGGCCATGCCAGCCTACATACTGGCACACCACACCACAGGGAGGAATACTATTTAGAGGCAGATGCATGTGCTCAAAGCAAACCTGGAGAGATACACTCTCcttttttttcaattaattttTTTGAGAGATACACTTTTGATAGGTTTTATCCTGAATGAGAACAATAGCAAGTCTTTCTGGAGGAGCAGTGCTTCCTGAGGTACTCCCTCCAGGCACTCTCTCTCCCCCATACTTATCAGGGAGACACTCAGGTAAGGCACCTGGTAAACAAGCCTGCACAAATAAGCACAGGTGCACGTATCTTGGGGCAGCCCTCCCAACTCAATGCTCATAAAACACCCAGATCCCTGAGCAAAAGACAGCAGGTGAGGTCACAATCCACTGTGTGATAGACAGACTCCCATGTTATGGAAGGTAGAC
Proteins encoded in this window:
- the PPP1R11 gene encoding E3 ubiquitin-protein ligase PPP1R11; translation: MAEAGAGLSETVTETTVTVTTEPENRSLTIKLRKRKPEKKVEWTSDTVDNEHMGRRSSKCCCIYEKPRAFGESSTESDEEDEEGCGHTHCVRGHRKGRSRTSQDQTPSTPPQPPDPSQPPPGPMQH
- the RNF39 gene encoding RING finger protein 39 isoform X1 translates to MEAPELGPGLVERLEQLATCPLCGGPFEDPVLLACEHSFCRACLARRWGPPPPPGAEETPPGCPSCGRPCPRRSLRSNVRLAVEVRISRALCEKLAAPGARTGRRRGGRIPTMGFLDLHEEDVRKTWSRLEAPGPKCSNSEDDLPEDYPVVKNMLHRLTADLTLDPRTAHHRLLVSSDGRSVRLAPPGTPAPPDSPARFDQLPAVLGTQGFRAGRHCWEVETAEPASCGDSSGEDEGDAESCYALGAAGESVRRKGRVGLCPAGAVWAVEGRGGRLWALTTPEPTPLGGAGPPPRRIRVDLDWERGRVAFYDGRSLDLLYAFQAPGPLGERVFPLLCTRDPRAPLRIVPAEG
- the RNF39 gene encoding RING finger protein 39 isoform X2, producing the protein MEAPELGPGLVERLEQLATCPLCGGPFEDPVLLACEHSFCRACLARRWGPPPPPGAEETPPGCPSCGRPCPRRSLRSNVRLAVEVRISRALCEKLAAPGARTGRRRGGRIPTMGFLDLHEEDVRKTWSRLEAPGPKCSNSEDDLPEDYPVVKNMLHRLTADLTLDPRTAHHRLLVSSDGRSVRLAPPGTPAPPDSPARFDQLPAVLGTQGFRAGRHCWEVETAEPASCGDSSGEDEGDAESCYALGAAGESVRRKGRAPGPLGERVFPLLCTRDPRAPLRIVPAEG